Proteins from a single region of Hyphomicrobiales bacterium:
- a CDS encoding aa3-type cytochrome c oxidase subunit IV — protein MDYAEHERTYDRFIALIKLSVVALLNIVLTLVLVGFGGSMGGTLASLLLIATIVAAAIGLPFGHKGWIPSAFVFALGVVLIILTVA, from the coding sequence ATGGATTATGCCGAACACGAACGGACTTACGATCGCTTCATCGCGCTCATCAAACTGTCCGTCGTGGCGCTGTTGAATATTGTCCTTACGCTCGTTCTCGTCGGGTTCGGCGGAAGCATGGGCGGGACGCTGGCGTCCCTGCTTCTGATTGCCACGATCGTGGCTGCCGCAATCGGACTTCCCTTCGGGCACAAGGGCTGGATTCCCTCCGCCTTCGTTTTCGCGCTCGGCGTGGTCCTCATCATTCTCACCGTCGCCTAA
- a CDS encoding NAD(P)(+) transhydrogenase (Re/Si-specific) subunit alpha — protein sequence MKIAIPTESDPIEARVAATPDTVKRFIALGGDVVVQSGAGAGSRIPDAEYTAAGATLAKTLKETLADADIVLKVRRPNADELAACNKGALVVATMDPYGNEDAVKAMAEAGVTAVAMEFMPRITRAQVMDVLSSQANLAGYQAVIDAASVFDRALPMMMTAAGTVPAARVFVMGAGVAGLQAIATARRLGAAVSATDVRPAAKEQVESLGAKFVAVEDEEFKQAETAGGYAKEMSDEYKKKQAELVADHISKQDIVITTALIPGRPAPRLVSKEMLESMKPGSVLVDLAVERGGNVEGAKPGEVAEVGDIKIVGYLNVAGRIAATASLLYAKNLFAFVETLIDKDAKALAIDWDDDLVKATVLTKDGAVVHPAFAEGGE from the coding sequence ATGAAAATCGCCATCCCGACGGAAAGCGATCCGATCGAAGCCCGTGTCGCGGCCACGCCCGACACGGTGAAACGTTTTATTGCGCTGGGAGGGGACGTCGTCGTCCAGTCCGGCGCGGGCGCGGGTTCGCGCATTCCCGATGCGGAGTACACCGCAGCGGGTGCGACCCTTGCCAAAACGCTCAAGGAAACGCTTGCCGACGCCGACATCGTCTTGAAGGTTCGCCGGCCGAACGCCGATGAACTCGCTGCCTGCAACAAGGGTGCCCTGGTCGTCGCGACCATGGATCCCTATGGCAACGAGGATGCCGTCAAAGCGATGGCGGAAGCGGGTGTCACGGCGGTTGCCATGGAGTTCATGCCGCGCATCACCCGCGCGCAGGTCATGGACGTGCTGTCCAGTCAGGCCAACCTTGCCGGCTATCAGGCCGTCATCGACGCAGCCTCGGTCTTCGACCGCGCGCTGCCGATGATGATGACCGCCGCCGGCACGGTTCCCGCCGCCCGCGTGTTCGTGATGGGTGCCGGCGTTGCCGGCCTGCAGGCGATCGCCACGGCCCGCCGCCTCGGGGCGGCGGTGTCGGCGACCGACGTGCGTCCGGCTGCCAAGGAACAGGTCGAATCGCTCGGCGCGAAGTTCGTCGCCGTCGAGGACGAGGAGTTCAAGCAGGCCGAGACCGCTGGCGGCTACGCCAAGGAAATGTCGGACGAGTACAAGAAGAAGCAGGCCGAGCTCGTCGCCGATCACATCTCCAAGCAGGACATCGTGATCACCACCGCGTTGATCCCGGGCCGGCCGGCGCCGCGCCTCGTCTCCAAGGAGATGCTGGAGAGCATGAAGCCGGGCTCCGTGCTGGTCGATCTCGCGGTCGAGCGCGGCGGCAACGTCGAGGGCGCCAAGCCGGGTGAAGTCGCCGAAGTGGGCGACATCAAGATCGTCGGCTACCTCAACGTCGCTGGCCGGATCGCGGCCACCGCGTCGCTGCTCTACGCCAAGAACCTCTTCGCATTCGTCGAAACGCTGATCGACAAGGACGCCAAGGCCCTTGCGATCGACTGGGACGACGATCTCGTCAAGGCGACCGTCCTGACCAAGGACGGCGCCGTCGTTCATCCTGCCTTCGCGGAAGGAGGGGAGTAA
- a CDS encoding oxidoreductase — MDIGALESGVSGPFVLAVPGVFSAEECSRIEALGRPELTDDGGLVGGVVHHNIRRADIAWLDDRGSGRWVMDRVVDTVASANRRHFHFDLTEFGERLQVAHYSAEVTGHYDWHSDIGDGQLAARRKLTMVVQLSDPDAYEGGALELNASGRAVAAPRRQGDAVLFASFVPHRVAPVTYGRRASLSVWIHGPAFR; from the coding sequence ATGGATATTGGCGCGCTGGAATCCGGTGTTTCCGGGCCTTTCGTGCTGGCCGTTCCCGGAGTTTTCTCGGCTGAGGAATGCTCGCGTATCGAAGCGCTTGGGCGTCCAGAGCTGACCGATGATGGCGGGCTCGTCGGTGGCGTCGTCCACCACAACATTCGCCGTGCCGATATCGCCTGGCTCGATGATCGCGGCAGCGGGCGCTGGGTGATGGACCGTGTCGTCGATACGGTCGCCTCGGCCAACCGGCGGCACTTCCATTTCGACCTGACGGAATTCGGCGAACGGCTGCAGGTCGCGCATTATTCCGCCGAGGTCACGGGCCATTACGACTGGCACAGCGACATCGGCGACGGCCAACTCGCCGCGCGCCGCAAGCTGACCATGGTCGTGCAGCTCTCCGATCCGGATGCTTACGAGGGCGGGGCGCTGGAACTGAACGCGTCCGGCCGCGCGGTGGCCGCACCGCGGCGTCAGGGCGATGCGGTGCTTTTTGCCAGTTTCGTACCGCACCGGGTGGCGCCGGTAACGTATGGCCGCCGCGCCTCGCTGTCGGTGTGGATCCACGGACCGGCGTTCCGCTGA
- a CDS encoding LysR family transcriptional regulator has protein sequence MIMQSLDIDLLRAFAAIADLGSFTAAADALDATQSGISIRIRKLEERLGRPVLARSPRRIELTALGQTMLPQVRDLLALHDGMIAATREQPAPRRISVGLSEHATGIHLPQVLAMLSQAGDAAGTSGIAASLTLGLTADLRRLYDDGALDIAVLRSNQPRPEEEVLFRDPMVWAASASAPLPAGGPVPLIALPKPCQIRQAAIAALDGAGMPWVEAFSGNGLQVVHNAVACGLGIAAIGRRNVTPGLRILGPEDGFPPLPESAVVLLCRSPDKDVRALARRVAQTLKKAEGGRAFP, from the coding sequence ATGATCATGCAGTCGCTCGACATCGACCTCCTGCGCGCCTTCGCCGCCATCGCCGACCTCGGCAGCTTTACCGCCGCCGCCGATGCGCTGGACGCGACCCAGTCCGGCATCAGCATTCGTATCCGCAAGCTGGAAGAGCGGCTCGGACGCCCGGTGCTCGCCCGCTCGCCGCGCCGCATCGAACTGACCGCCTTAGGCCAGACGATGCTGCCGCAGGTGCGCGACCTGCTGGCGCTGCACGACGGCATGATCGCCGCAACCCGCGAACAACCCGCGCCGCGCCGTATCTCCGTTGGCCTGAGTGAACATGCGACCGGCATCCACCTGCCGCAGGTGCTCGCCATGCTGTCGCAAGCAGGCGACGCGGCCGGCACAAGCGGCATAGCGGCCTCGCTCACGCTTGGTCTCACCGCCGATCTGCGCCGGCTCTACGACGACGGGGCGCTCGACATCGCGGTGCTGCGATCGAACCAGCCACGGCCGGAAGAAGAGGTGCTGTTCCGCGATCCGATGGTCTGGGCGGCGAGCGCCAGCGCGCCCCTGCCCGCCGGCGGGCCCGTTCCGCTGATCGCCCTGCCCAAGCCCTGCCAGATCCGCCAGGCGGCGATCGCCGCATTGGATGGCGCGGGAATGCCCTGGGTCGAGGCATTTTCCGGCAACGGCCTGCAGGTGGTTCACAATGCGGTGGCGTGCGGCCTCGGCATTGCGGCAATCGGCCGGCGCAACGTCACACCGGGCCTGCGCATCCTCGGCCCCGAGGACGGCTTCCCACCACTGCCGGAAAGCGCCGTGGTGCTGCTCTGCCGCTCGCCGGACAAGGACGTGCGTGCGCTCGCCCGCCGCGTCGCGCAAACGCTCAAGAAAGCCGAAGGCGGCCGCGCGTTCCCTTGA
- a CDS encoding 4-oxalocrotonate tautomerase, with product MPILNLTIALAPGVSLDRRRLATGLTGLGADLLGKRPEATAVVINAVEPQDFFVAARPVGETALTAFSLDIRVTEGTNTAGEMADFIAAAFRFLEEETGPIEPVSYVSVVQVPAVAWGYGGYSQAERAKMKATGAPLSRRSAVAL from the coding sequence ATGCCGATCCTGAACCTCACAATTGCGCTCGCTCCCGGAGTTTCCCTCGACCGCCGCCGGCTGGCGACCGGTCTCACCGGCCTTGGCGCCGATCTGCTCGGCAAGCGGCCGGAGGCGACCGCCGTCGTGATCAACGCGGTGGAGCCGCAGGATTTCTTCGTTGCCGCGCGCCCAGTCGGCGAGACGGCGCTGACCGCGTTCAGCCTTGATATCCGGGTCACCGAGGGGACCAACACGGCGGGAGAGATGGCGGATTTCATCGCTGCCGCGTTCCGTTTCCTGGAAGAAGAGACCGGTCCGATCGAGCCGGTAAGCTATGTCAGCGTGGTGCAGGTCCCGGCGGTGGCCTGGGGCTATGGCGGGTACTCGCAGGCGGAGCGGGCGAAGATGAAGGCAACTGGCGCGCCGCTGTCTCGTCGTAGCGCGGTCGCCCTTTGA
- a CDS encoding ABC transporter ATP-binding protein — MDREKNRLTGRVRRYAKVGTNVGGLAAKIAGARLFGDTDHGRNATELATVLGGLKGPLMKVVQLLATIPDAVPPEYAVEFAKLQANAPPMGWAFVKRRMQAELGPDWQTKFASFEHHPAAAASLGQVHKAVSLDRRALAVKLQYPEMASAVEADLNQLGIVFSLHRRMRPAIDTSEIAKEIGARVREELDYRREAKHTALYGALFADEPRIRVPVIEDDLSTGRLLTMNWLTGQPLLDYADHSLEERNAIAQAMFRAWWYPFSHYGVIHGDPHLGNYTVFEEDGAPAGINLLDYGCIRVFPPSFVAGVVDLYRGLLEDDRERIVSAYERWGFTGLTNELIDILNIWARFIYGPLLDDRTRSIADGISPAAYGRKEAFRVHQALKEQGPVTVPQEFVFMDRAAIGLGGVFLHLNAELNFYRMFNEQIADFDIGAVAERQKAALTAAGLDDEII, encoded by the coding sequence ATGGATCGCGAAAAGAACCGCCTGACCGGCCGCGTGCGGCGTTATGCCAAGGTCGGCACCAATGTCGGTGGGCTGGCGGCGAAGATCGCCGGCGCGCGGCTGTTCGGCGACACCGACCACGGCCGCAATGCTACGGAACTTGCCACCGTGCTCGGCGGGCTGAAGGGCCCGCTGATGAAGGTGGTGCAGTTGCTCGCCACCATCCCCGATGCCGTGCCGCCGGAATATGCGGTCGAGTTCGCCAAGCTGCAGGCCAATGCGCCGCCGATGGGCTGGGCCTTCGTCAAGCGGCGCATGCAGGCCGAACTCGGGCCGGACTGGCAGACGAAATTCGCCTCCTTCGAGCATCATCCGGCGGCTGCCGCCTCGCTCGGCCAGGTGCACAAGGCGGTGTCGCTCGACCGGCGGGCGCTGGCGGTAAAGCTGCAATACCCCGAGATGGCCTCGGCGGTGGAAGCCGATCTCAACCAGCTCGGCATCGTCTTTTCACTGCACCGGCGCATGCGCCCGGCGATCGACACCAGCGAGATCGCCAAGGAGATCGGCGCGCGGGTGCGCGAAGAACTCGACTATCGCCGCGAGGCCAAGCACACCGCGCTCTATGGCGCGCTGTTCGCCGACGAGCCGCGCATCCGCGTGCCTGTGATCGAGGATGACCTCTCGACCGGGCGGCTTCTCACCATGAACTGGCTGACCGGCCAGCCGCTGCTCGACTATGCGGACCATTCGCTCGAAGAGCGCAACGCCATCGCGCAGGCGATGTTCCGCGCCTGGTGGTATCCGTTCAGCCATTACGGCGTGATCCATGGCGACCCGCATCTCGGCAATTACACGGTGTTCGAGGAGGACGGCGCGCCGGCGGGCATCAATTTGCTCGATTATGGCTGCATCCGCGTTTTCCCGCCGAGCTTCGTCGCCGGCGTCGTCGATCTTTACCGCGGGCTCCTGGAAGACGATCGCGAGCGCATCGTCTCGGCCTATGAGCGCTGGGGCTTCACGGGCCTGACCAACGAGTTGATCGATATCCTGAACATCTGGGCGCGGTTCATCTACGGTCCGCTGCTCGATGACCGCACGCGCAGCATCGCCGACGGGATCAGTCCGGCGGCGTATGGCCGCAAGGAGGCGTTCCGGGTGCATCAGGCGCTGAAGGAGCAGGGCCCGGTGACCGTGCCGCAGGAATTCGTGTTCATGGACCGCGCCGCGATCGGCCTTGGCGGCGTCTTCCTGCATCTCAATGCGGAGCTGAACTTCTACCGGATGTTCAACGAGCAGATCGCCGACTTCGATATCGGCGCGGTGGCCGAACGGCAGAAGGCGGCGCTCACGGCTGCCGGCCTCGACGACGAGATAATTTAG
- a CDS encoding NAD synthetase, with protein MANLSATEALERAREAAEAAREAAMQANEAAMAAQGYVDQMGDVAGAAAHAATGGAIDPFVFRLSIFVLAIFVGYYVVWSVTPALHTPLMSVTNAISSVIVVGALLAVGVDLVAGDGALWARILGFLGLILASVNIFGGFLVTQRMLAMYKKKS; from the coding sequence ATGGCCAATCTTTCTGCCACAGAGGCGCTTGAGCGCGCCCGCGAGGCTGCGGAGGCGGCACGCGAGGCCGCCATGCAGGCCAACGAAGCGGCGATGGCCGCGCAGGGCTATGTCGACCAGATGGGCGACGTGGCCGGCGCGGCGGCACATGCCGCAACTGGTGGGGCGATCGATCCGTTCGTCTTCCGCCTGTCGATTTTCGTGCTGGCGATCTTCGTCGGCTACTACGTCGTGTGGTCGGTGACGCCGGCGCTGCACACGCCGCTGATGTCGGTCACCAACGCGATTTCGTCGGTGATCGTGGTCGGCGCGCTGCTCGCGGTCGGTGTCGACCTCGTTGCCGGTGACGGCGCGCTCTGGGCGCGTATCCTCGGCTTCCTGGGCCTGATCCTCGCCAGTGTGAATATCTTCGGCGGGTTCCTCGTCACCCAGCGCATGCTGGCCATGTACAAGAAGAAAAGCTGA
- a CDS encoding NAD synthetase, producing the protein MSASITALLYLVSGVLFIMALRGLSSPVTSRKGNYLGMAGMTIAIVTTLFNTHPSIGAWALIVGGLAIGGGAGAVIARRIPMTAMPQLVAAFHSLVGLAAVLVAAAALNAPEAFGIGAPGAIHGASLVEMSLGVAIGAITFTGSVIAFLKLDGRMSGAPIMLPARHVINASVAIAIVLLIVAFVNTESQFLFWLITLLSFLIGVLIIIPIGGADMPVVVSMLNSYSGWAAAGIGFTLGNTALIITGALVGSSGAILSYIMCKGMNRSFISVILGGFGGESAGPGADMGDRVVKRGSAEDAAYLMKNSSKVIIVPGYGMAVAQAQHALREMADELKKAGVEVKYAIHPVAGRMPGHMNVLLAEANVPYDEVFELEDINSEFAQADVAYVIGANDVTNPAAEDDPSSPIYGMPVLQVWKAGTVMFNKRSLASGYAGIDNPLFYRDNTMMLLGDAKKMTEQIVKAM; encoded by the coding sequence ATGTCAGCAAGCATCACGGCGCTCCTCTACCTGGTATCGGGCGTTCTTTTCATCATGGCGTTGCGCGGGCTGTCGAGCCCGGTGACGTCGCGCAAGGGTAACTACCTTGGCATGGCAGGTATGACGATCGCGATCGTCACGACCCTGTTCAACACGCATCCCTCGATCGGAGCCTGGGCGCTGATCGTTGGCGGTCTCGCCATCGGTGGTGGTGCCGGCGCGGTGATCGCGCGGCGTATCCCGATGACGGCGATGCCGCAGCTCGTTGCCGCCTTCCACAGCCTCGTCGGTCTTGCCGCGGTGCTGGTGGCGGCTGCCGCGCTCAATGCGCCGGAAGCCTTCGGTATTGGTGCCCCGGGCGCCATTCACGGTGCGAGCCTGGTCGAAATGTCGCTTGGCGTTGCCATCGGCGCGATTACCTTTACCGGTTCGGTCATCGCCTTCCTGAAGCTTGACGGCCGCATGAGCGGCGCGCCGATCATGTTGCCAGCGCGGCATGTGATCAACGCCTCGGTGGCGATTGCCATCGTGCTTCTGATCGTCGCCTTCGTGAACACCGAGAGCCAGTTCCTGTTCTGGCTGATCACGCTCCTGTCGTTCCTGATCGGCGTTCTCATCATTATCCCGATCGGCGGCGCCGACATGCCGGTCGTGGTGTCGATGCTGAACTCCTATTCGGGTTGGGCGGCGGCCGGTATCGGCTTCACGCTCGGCAACACGGCTCTGATCATCACCGGCGCGCTGGTCGGCTCGTCGGGCGCGATCCTGTCCTACATCATGTGTAAGGGCATGAACCGCTCGTTCATCTCGGTGATCCTCGGCGGTTTCGGCGGCGAGTCCGCCGGTCCGGGCGCCGACATGGGCGATCGGGTGGTCAAGCGCGGTTCGGCCGAGGACGCGGCCTATCTGATGAAGAACTCGTCGAAGGTCATCATCGTGCCGGGTTATGGCATGGCGGTCGCCCAGGCGCAGCACGCGCTGCGCGAAATGGCCGACGAGCTGAAAAAGGCCGGCGTCGAGGTCAAATACGCCATCCATCCGGTGGCGGGCCGTATGCCGGGCCACATGAACGTGCTGCTCGCCGAAGCCAACGTGCCGTATGACGAGGTCTTCGAACTCGAGGACATCAACTCGGAATTCGCACAGGCCGACGTTGCCTATGTCATCGGCGCCAACGACGTCACCAACCCGGCGGCGGAAGACGATCCGTCCTCGCCGATCTACGGCATGCCGGTTCTGCAGGTCTGGAAGGCCGGTACGGTGATGTTCAACAAGCGCTCGCTGGCGTCCGGTTATGCCGGCATCGACAACCCGCTGTTCTATCGTGACAACACGATGATGCTGCTGGGCGATGCCAAGAAGATGACCGAGCAGATCGTCAAGGCGATGTGA